From a region of the Georgenia yuyongxinii genome:
- the cofD gene encoding 2-phospho-L-lactate transferase: MSSTDPRVTVLSGGGGGAKLAHGLARAIADLTVVVNTADDAVVYGLSVSPDLDTVMYTLAGLANRETGWGVGGDTFTTLDAMTRLGEDTWFRIGDQDLATNVVRTTRLRAGAQLSEVTGQLAAALGVRASLLPMTDDWVATVVDTDVGRLGFQEYFVGRRHQDEVRGIVLDGVEEARPAPGVLEALAAADVVVVGPSNPFVSIGPILAVPGVRDALAGTSARRVGVSPIVGGRALKGPAAAMLTALGHETSALGVARLYAGLLDLYVIDEQDRHLAPEIEALGLPVAVLATVMDDPDDRERLARELLDAARG, from the coding sequence GTGTCCTCGACCGACCCGCGCGTGACCGTCCTGTCCGGCGGGGGCGGCGGCGCCAAGCTCGCCCACGGCTTGGCTCGTGCGATCGCGGACCTCACGGTGGTGGTCAACACCGCCGACGACGCCGTCGTGTACGGACTCTCTGTCAGCCCGGACCTGGACACGGTCATGTACACCCTCGCCGGCCTGGCGAACCGGGAGACCGGGTGGGGCGTGGGCGGCGACACGTTCACCACCCTCGACGCCATGACGCGGCTCGGGGAGGACACCTGGTTCCGCATCGGCGACCAGGACCTGGCGACCAATGTCGTCCGGACCACACGGCTGCGCGCCGGCGCGCAGCTCTCGGAGGTGACGGGCCAGCTCGCCGCCGCGCTCGGCGTGCGAGCCAGCCTGCTGCCGATGACCGACGACTGGGTGGCCACCGTGGTCGACACCGACGTCGGCCGGCTCGGCTTCCAGGAGTACTTCGTCGGCCGGCGCCACCAGGACGAGGTCCGCGGGATCGTCCTCGACGGCGTCGAGGAGGCCCGGCCCGCGCCCGGCGTGCTCGAGGCGCTGGCGGCGGCCGACGTCGTGGTCGTCGGGCCCTCGAACCCGTTCGTCAGCATCGGGCCGATCCTCGCCGTGCCCGGGGTGCGCGACGCGCTCGCGGGCACGTCGGCCCGGCGGGTGGGCGTCAGCCCCATCGTGGGCGGGCGGGCCCTCAAGGGGCCGGCCGCCGCGATGCTGACGGCCCTCGGCCACGAGACCTCCGCGCTCGGCGTCGCCCGGCTGTACGCCGGCCTGCTCGACCTCTACGTGATCGACGAGCAGGACCGCCACCTCGCCCCGGAGATCGAGGCGCTCGGCCTGCCCGTGGCGGTTCTGGCCACCGTCATGGACGACCCCGACGACCGCGAGCGGCTGGCGCGCGAGCTGCTCGACGCGGCCCGTGGCTGA
- the cofC gene encoding 2-phospho-L-lactate guanylyltransferase: MAEREPVVAVVPLRDGRSGKTRLAGVLGADQRTRLVAVLARRVVDALLAAGPVTRVLVVTQDPDFAAGAVPADPRVEVVRQGRNRPGLNPAVALGHERARDGGARRVLVVHGDLPLLTAADVRALLAPTAAVVVAADRTGQGTNALVLDAGLTFAFRFGPGSRAAHQREADRLDLGAVVVDRPGTAMDLDSPADWAALPGAARDRLARAVGPAVAVGPAHH, encoded by the coding sequence GTGGCTGAGCGTGAGCCGGTGGTCGCCGTCGTCCCGCTGCGCGACGGCCGCTCCGGCAAGACCCGGCTGGCGGGGGTGCTCGGCGCGGACCAGCGCACCCGGCTGGTGGCAGTGCTCGCCCGGCGGGTGGTGGACGCGCTCCTCGCGGCGGGGCCGGTCACGCGCGTGCTGGTCGTCACCCAGGACCCCGACTTCGCCGCCGGCGCCGTGCCGGCGGACCCGCGGGTGGAGGTGGTCCGCCAGGGACGGAACCGGCCGGGCCTCAACCCCGCCGTGGCGCTGGGCCACGAGCGTGCCCGCGACGGCGGGGCGCGCCGCGTCCTGGTCGTCCACGGCGACCTGCCGCTGCTGACGGCGGCGGACGTCCGCGCGCTGCTCGCGCCCACCGCGGCGGTGGTGGTGGCGGCGGACCGGACCGGCCAGGGCACCAACGCGCTCGTGCTCGACGCCGGCCTGACGTTTGCGTTTCGGTTCGGGCCGGGCAGCCGTGCCGCGCACCAGCGCGAGGCCGACCGCCTCGACCTCGGCGCGGTGGTGGTCGACCGGCCGGGAACGGCGATGGACCTGGACAGCCCCGCCGACTGGGCCGCCCTGCCGGGCGCGGCTCGGGACCGGCTCGCCCGCGCCGTCGGCCCGGCGGTCGCCGTCGGCCCGGCTCACCACTGA
- a CDS encoding nitroreductase family protein, translated as MEFQEVVRRRRMVRRYTADPVDPAAVDRMLRHAVRAPSAGFSQGWGFLVLDRPADVARFWDATTPPARAARPDPWLRGMRTAPVVIVPTSSKDAYLARYAEPDKGWTDRDEAHWPVPYWHVDAGMAALLILQTAVDEGLGACFFGVPPDGLAPLRAAFGIPADHAPVGAITVGHPARSPSRGSAATRRRRPAAEVVHRGQW; from the coding sequence ATGGAGTTCCAGGAGGTCGTCCGCCGGCGCCGCATGGTGCGCCGCTACACCGCCGACCCGGTGGACCCGGCCGCGGTGGACCGCATGCTTCGTCATGCTGTCCGCGCGCCCAGCGCGGGGTTCAGCCAGGGCTGGGGTTTCCTCGTGCTCGACCGGCCCGCCGACGTCGCCCGCTTCTGGGACGCCACCACGCCCCCGGCGCGGGCGGCGCGGCCCGACCCCTGGCTGCGCGGCATGCGCACCGCTCCCGTGGTCATCGTCCCGACGTCGTCCAAGGACGCCTACCTCGCCCGCTACGCCGAGCCCGACAAGGGGTGGACCGACCGGGACGAGGCGCACTGGCCGGTGCCGTACTGGCACGTCGACGCAGGCATGGCGGCGCTGCTCATCCTGCAGACCGCCGTCGACGAGGGGCTTGGGGCGTGCTTCTTCGGGGTCCCTCCCGACGGCCTGGCGCCGCTGCGGGCCGCGTTCGGCATCCCGGCCGACCACGCGCCCGTCGGCGCGATCACGGTCGGCCACCCCGCACGGTCGCCGTCACGCGGCTCGGCGGCCACCCGCCGGCGCCGGCCGGCCGCGGAGGTGGTCCACCGCGGTCAGTGGTGA
- a CDS encoding VOC family protein, with the protein MKITASAVSLNVKDAAASSAFLVKHFGFREEMAADGFASLTRDDAGMNIAFLDVGLPTLPDDQRDEHAAGVILAFVVDDLEGELARLEAEGVAITMPLTVEEWGERAFQVRDPNGVIVQLVDWNGPTQG; encoded by the coding sequence ATGAAGATCACCGCCTCCGCCGTCTCCCTCAACGTCAAGGACGCCGCGGCGTCGAGCGCGTTCCTGGTCAAGCACTTCGGATTCCGCGAGGAGATGGCCGCCGACGGTTTCGCCTCGCTCACCCGGGACGACGCCGGCATGAACATCGCCTTCCTGGACGTCGGCCTGCCCACACTCCCGGACGACCAGCGCGACGAGCACGCCGCCGGCGTCATCCTCGCGTTCGTCGTCGACGACCTCGAGGGCGAGCTTGCGCGGCTCGAGGCGGAGGGGGTCGCCATCACGATGCCCCTGACCGTCGAGGAGTGGGGCGAGCGCGCCTTCCAGGTGCGTGACCCCAACGGGGTCATCGTCCAGCTCGTCGACTGGAACGGGCCGACGCAGGGCTGA
- a CDS encoding TetR/AcrR family transcriptional regulator, whose translation MYDVQRARGQNVPVALDRSSAGDPSRTLALLWRDPQAVPRRGPQRALDLDAVVGAATELADRDGLDALSMRNVAQVLGVAPMSLYTYVPGKAELLDLMLDAAYARMDRTDTTGRPWRERLTAVAEENRALFRGHPWAVSVSTLRPPLGPGLMAKYEHELAAFDGLGLTDVEMDDCLTYLLTFTQAAARVAIDARAGRRESAMDDAEWWAAVGPLLDRVLDPAAYPLAGRVGAAAGEAHGSALDPEHAYRFGLARVLDGLAPLIERRG comes from the coding sequence ATGTATGACGTTCAACGCGCTCGCGGGCAGAATGTTCCCGTGGCCCTCGACCGAAGCAGCGCCGGCGACCCGTCGCGGACCCTGGCGCTGCTGTGGCGCGACCCGCAGGCGGTGCCCCGCCGGGGCCCGCAGCGGGCCCTGGACCTCGACGCGGTGGTCGGCGCCGCCACCGAGCTCGCCGATCGCGACGGGCTGGACGCGCTCTCGATGCGCAACGTGGCCCAGGTCCTCGGGGTCGCCCCGATGAGCCTGTACACCTACGTGCCGGGCAAGGCCGAGCTCCTGGACCTCATGCTGGACGCGGCCTACGCGCGGATGGACCGCACGGACACCACCGGACGGCCGTGGCGCGAGCGGCTCACCGCCGTCGCCGAGGAGAACCGGGCCCTGTTCCGGGGGCACCCGTGGGCTGTCAGCGTCTCGACGCTGCGACCCCCGCTCGGTCCCGGTCTGATGGCCAAGTACGAGCACGAGCTCGCGGCATTCGACGGCCTCGGCCTGACCGACGTCGAGATGGACGACTGCCTGACCTACCTGCTGACGTTCACCCAGGCCGCCGCCCGAGTCGCTATCGATGCACGGGCCGGCCGGCGGGAGAGCGCGATGGACGACGCCGAGTGGTGGGCCGCCGTCGGCCCCCTCCTCGATCGGGTGCTCGACCCGGCCGCGTACCCGCTGGCCGGCCGGGTGGGCGCGGCGGCCGGAGAGGCGCACGGCAGCGCCCTCGACCCCGAGCACGCCTACCGGTTCGGGCTGGCGCGCGTGCTCGACGGGCTTGCCCCGCTGATCGAGCGGAGGGGGTAG
- a CDS encoding S49 family peptidase, with amino-acid sequence MARLPERLRLALSPDHADSAGPDWVVLDLHGSYPTHRTAPLQAMLQRTESFEALADRLDRIGKASWVRGVLVRVGGLTVGLATAHALGALLGRLAGKKRVVGYLPQVSMRSLLVTAALEEVVAPESAEVSVPGFAAEQLYLGSFLGRRGIAFENLRIREYKSALTRFSDDRMDEYNREQLTAYLDSAETGWVREVARTRRLDEARMRAVLDADLTNAAQLLDAGLITRIAYDDEIVTPVDQHWGRALELIRPQLSAKKLTRKVDGVAIVPVIGAIVSGRSRGGPPMPFGTGPLAGADTVVAALRKAQRDEHTKAIVLFVDSGGGSALASDLICRAVARSDKPVVAVMGEVAGSGGYYVLAQARHVVASPFTITGSIGVVVGKPVLTQFNERHGLNPELVGREKALFASPARSFSDDERAWAEKMMREVYDRFVDRVARGRRLTAARVDEIGRGRIWSGADALEIGLVDELGDLQAGLAVARRLSGLPDDAPVRTVGAGFTVPGTPSFAKDPAAALAALWPFGQERVLTWLDRAVTIR; translated from the coding sequence ATGGCCCGACTGCCCGAGCGGCTCCGCCTCGCCCTCAGCCCCGACCACGCCGACAGCGCCGGCCCGGACTGGGTGGTGCTCGACCTGCACGGCAGCTACCCCACGCACCGCACCGCGCCGCTCCAGGCGATGCTGCAGCGCACCGAGTCCTTCGAGGCGCTCGCCGACCGGCTCGACCGGATCGGCAAGGCGTCCTGGGTGCGCGGCGTCCTCGTCCGGGTCGGCGGGCTCACGGTCGGGCTGGCCACCGCGCACGCCCTCGGCGCGCTCCTCGGCCGCCTGGCGGGGAAGAAGCGGGTGGTCGGCTACCTGCCCCAGGTGTCGATGCGCAGCCTGCTCGTCACTGCGGCGCTCGAGGAGGTGGTGGCGCCGGAGTCCGCCGAGGTGTCGGTGCCGGGCTTCGCCGCCGAGCAGCTCTACCTCGGCTCCTTCCTGGGCCGCCGCGGCATCGCCTTCGAGAACCTGCGCATCCGGGAGTACAAGTCCGCGCTCACTCGGTTCTCCGACGACCGGATGGACGAGTACAACCGCGAGCAGCTCACCGCCTACCTCGACTCCGCGGAGACGGGCTGGGTCCGAGAGGTCGCGCGCACCCGCCGCCTCGACGAGGCTCGCATGCGTGCGGTGCTCGACGCCGACCTCACCAACGCGGCCCAGCTGCTCGACGCCGGGCTCATCACGCGCATCGCGTACGACGACGAGATCGTCACCCCGGTCGACCAGCACTGGGGCCGGGCGCTGGAGCTGATCCGGCCGCAGCTCTCGGCCAAAAAGCTCACGCGCAAGGTCGACGGCGTCGCGATCGTCCCGGTGATCGGCGCCATCGTCAGTGGCCGCAGCCGTGGCGGCCCGCCCATGCCGTTCGGCACCGGGCCGCTGGCCGGCGCGGACACAGTCGTGGCCGCCCTGCGCAAGGCGCAGCGCGACGAGCACACCAAGGCGATCGTGTTGTTCGTGGACTCCGGCGGCGGGTCCGCCCTGGCGTCGGACCTGATCTGTCGGGCGGTCGCCCGCAGCGACAAGCCCGTCGTCGCCGTCATGGGCGAGGTCGCCGGATCGGGCGGTTACTACGTCCTCGCCCAGGCCCGGCACGTGGTGGCGAGCCCGTTCACGATCACCGGCAGCATCGGCGTCGTCGTCGGCAAGCCCGTGCTCACCCAGTTCAACGAGCGCCACGGCCTCAACCCCGAGCTCGTGGGCCGCGAGAAGGCCCTGTTCGCCAGCCCCGCCCGCAGCTTCTCAGACGACGAGCGGGCCTGGGCCGAGAAGATGATGCGCGAGGTCTACGACCGGTTCGTCGACCGGGTGGCCCGCGGACGCCGACTCACCGCCGCGCGGGTGGACGAGATCGGCCGCGGCCGCATCTGGAGCGGCGCGGACGCCCTCGAGATCGGGCTTGTCGACGAGCTCGGCGACCTCCAGGCCGGCCTGGCCGTCGCGCGCCGCCTCAGCGGGCTGCCGGACGACGCACCGGTGCGCACGGTCGGTGCCGGGTTCACCGTCCCCGGCACGCCGAGCTTCGCGAAGGACCCGGCCGCGGCGCTCGCGGCCCTGTGGCCGTTCGGGCAGGAGCGGGTGCTCACGTGGCTGGACCGGGCGGTGACGATCCGCTGA
- a CDS encoding DUF4097 family beta strand repeat-containing protein has translation MHYTFETPGPTELYVELGAGRLTVRADDGATATTVDVEGTEAAQVTVEQRGPQVVLLAPRRWFDVFGSFHDLTVDVTVPTASTLVTRLGSADMVATGSFGAARLRTGSGDLRVDELTRHAVVETGSGDVEITAALSDLRVRSGSGDVRVGRCGGSVGISTGSGDVTLGTTEGDVMAKSGSGELHVANARTGLRLTTASGDVHVAALHAGQLRAKAVSGDVRVGVTPGVPVWTDVNSISGKVVSTLQGAGRPRPGQEYIEIHASTVSGGVYLEQLT, from the coding sequence ATGCACTACACATTCGAGACCCCCGGCCCGACCGAGCTCTACGTCGAGCTCGGCGCCGGCCGCCTGACCGTCCGCGCCGATGATGGCGCCACGGCCACCACCGTCGACGTCGAAGGCACGGAGGCCGCGCAGGTCACCGTCGAGCAGCGCGGCCCCCAGGTGGTGCTCCTCGCCCCACGGCGCTGGTTCGACGTCTTCGGCAGCTTCCACGATCTGACCGTCGACGTCACCGTCCCGACCGCCAGCACGCTGGTGACCCGGCTCGGCTCCGCCGACATGGTCGCCACCGGCAGCTTCGGCGCGGCCCGTCTGCGCACGGGCTCGGGGGACCTTCGCGTCGACGAGCTCACCCGGCACGCCGTCGTCGAGACCGGTTCGGGCGACGTCGAGATCACGGCGGCCCTGTCCGACCTGCGCGTGCGGTCGGGCTCGGGCGACGTCCGCGTGGGCCGGTGCGGCGGCTCGGTAGGCATCTCCACCGGCTCCGGTGACGTCACACTGGGCACCACCGAGGGCGACGTCATGGCCAAGTCCGGCTCCGGCGAGCTCCACGTGGCCAACGCCCGCACCGGCTTGCGCCTGACCACGGCCTCCGGGGACGTCCACGTCGCCGCGCTGCACGCCGGGCAGCTGCGCGCCAAGGCTGTCTCGGGAGACGTGCGGGTGGGCGTGACGCCCGGAGTCCCGGTGTGGACGGACGTGAACAGCATCAGTGGCAAGGTCGTCTCGACGCTGCAGGGCGCCGGCCGGCCCCGCCCGGGGCAGGAGTACATCGAGATCCACGCCTCGACTGTCAGCGGCGGCGTCTACCTCGAGCAGCTGACCTGA
- a CDS encoding toxin-antitoxin system HicB family antitoxin, which yields MDVTPYVEALRRDLLTAAEAGGEEARAAADRLLLSLDPAVRLALMDALTQAAAEITSKMPAGAVEVRLRGREPEFVVEVPPPTPSHPGPEAAMDAEDEDGDDAVARITLRIPESLKTRVEELAAKSGRSLNSWIVGALRTASRERVIDVDLSGLADLGQMWRGNNPPRGRRMSGWV from the coding sequence ATGGACGTCACGCCGTATGTCGAAGCCCTTCGTCGAGACCTGCTCACTGCCGCCGAGGCCGGCGGGGAGGAGGCTCGCGCCGCGGCCGACCGTCTCCTCCTCAGCCTCGACCCGGCGGTCCGCCTCGCGCTCATGGACGCCCTCACTCAGGCGGCGGCCGAGATCACCAGCAAGATGCCCGCCGGCGCCGTCGAGGTACGGCTGCGGGGCCGGGAGCCCGAGTTCGTCGTCGAGGTTCCGCCGCCCACGCCGAGCCACCCCGGCCCCGAGGCCGCGATGGACGCCGAGGACGAGGACGGCGACGACGCCGTCGCCCGCATCACGCTGCGCATCCCGGAGTCCCTCAAGACCCGCGTCGAGGAGCTCGCCGCCAAGAGCGGGCGCTCGCTCAACAGCTGGATCGTCGGCGCACTGCGCACCGCCAGCCGCGAGCGGGTCATCGACGTCGACCTCTCCGGACTCGCCGATCTCGGCCAGATGTGGCGCGGCAACAACCCGCCCCGCGGCCGGCGCATGTCCGGCTGGGTCTGA
- a CDS encoding LysE family transporter, producing MSAALSGGVAAGYAIAIPVGAIAAYLITLGAQHGWRTATGGALGAAVVDGLYAAVAVFLGGLVAPAIAAVAEPLRWSSAAVLLVLAAWLVRPAFVAAPARPGTTDAGPPARSPADSPAAVTPAGTPPARPATVVSPARAFAVVLGLTLVNPTTVVYFAALVTGSVVRPSAGPAERLTFVLGAFLASASWQLLLAGAGSTAGRFLAGPAGRRWTAIVGGGVVALLAVKVAVGV from the coding sequence ATGAGCGCCGCCCTCTCCGGCGGCGTCGCGGCCGGCTACGCCATCGCGATCCCGGTCGGCGCGATCGCGGCGTACCTGATCACGCTCGGCGCGCAGCACGGCTGGCGCACCGCGACGGGTGGTGCGCTCGGCGCCGCGGTCGTGGACGGGCTCTACGCCGCCGTCGCCGTGTTCCTCGGTGGCCTGGTGGCACCGGCGATCGCGGCGGTCGCCGAGCCGCTGCGGTGGAGCTCGGCCGCGGTGCTGCTCGTGCTCGCCGCCTGGCTGGTGCGGCCCGCGTTCGTCGCCGCGCCCGCTCGACCCGGCACGACGGACGCCGGCCCGCCCGCCCGCTCACCGGCCGATAGCCCGGCGGCCGTCACGCCGGCCGGTACACCGCCCGCGCGCCCGGCGACCGTCGTCTCCCCGGCCCGGGCGTTCGCGGTCGTCCTGGGGCTCACGCTGGTCAACCCCACCACCGTCGTGTACTTCGCCGCGCTGGTCACCGGTTCGGTGGTCAGACCGTCCGCGGGGCCGGCCGAGCGGCTGACCTTCGTACTCGGTGCGTTCCTCGCGTCCGCCAGCTGGCAGCTGCTGCTGGCCGGGGCCGGCTCGACGGCGGGCCGGTTCCTGGCCGGACCCGCCGGCCGGCGGTGGACGGCCATCGTCGGCGGGGGCGTCGTCGCGCTGCTCGCCGTGAAGGTGGCAGTGGGCGTGTGA
- a CDS encoding App1 family protein, giving the protein MPLSRVGLVLDDAINRRSVVYLRSKGWRPRTIGFTGYGSVQSLHVLGRVVMSDPETPVDDDVTPVGPINLAAEAQRGWRSFFTAQVGFLPVVVRAGGQEVRTTTDRGGYIDVMVRHHGLPPGWHEVTIEARAAEPVTARVLVVDPEVRAGIVSDIDDTIMVTMLPRALLAAWNTFVRHTSARNAVPGMSELYHTVLADHPAAPVFYLSTGAWNVVPTLRAFMRKHRFPDGPMLMTDWGPTNTGLFRSGIEHKRTQLRNLMITFPHIRWLLVGDDGQHDPMIYDEVAREHPRHVAAIAIRELSPAEQVLSHGTTEAIEEPNPLRNANAEHGVPTVKGKDGFALAESLPDVLVARRQERLAEEAARSDGS; this is encoded by the coding sequence GTGCCACTGTCCCGTGTCGGCCTCGTCCTCGACGACGCCATCAACCGCCGCAGCGTCGTCTACCTCCGCAGCAAGGGCTGGCGCCCGCGCACGATCGGGTTCACCGGCTACGGATCCGTGCAGTCCTTGCACGTGCTGGGTCGCGTGGTGATGAGCGACCCCGAGACGCCCGTGGACGACGACGTCACCCCGGTCGGCCCGATCAACCTCGCCGCCGAGGCGCAACGCGGCTGGCGCTCCTTCTTCACCGCACAGGTGGGCTTCCTGCCCGTGGTGGTGCGGGCGGGCGGGCAGGAGGTGCGCACCACCACGGACCGCGGCGGGTACATCGACGTCATGGTGCGCCACCACGGCCTGCCGCCCGGCTGGCACGAGGTGACCATCGAGGCCCGCGCGGCCGAACCGGTCACGGCGCGGGTGCTGGTGGTCGACCCCGAGGTGCGCGCCGGCATCGTCTCCGACATCGACGACACGATCATGGTCACGATGCTGCCGCGCGCCCTCCTCGCGGCGTGGAACACCTTCGTGCGGCACACCAGCGCCCGCAACGCCGTGCCGGGTATGTCCGAGCTGTACCACACGGTGCTCGCGGACCACCCTGCCGCGCCGGTGTTCTACCTGTCGACCGGCGCGTGGAACGTGGTGCCCACGCTGCGGGCCTTCATGAGGAAGCACCGGTTTCCCGACGGTCCCATGCTCATGACCGACTGGGGGCCGACCAACACCGGTCTGTTCCGCTCGGGCATCGAGCACAAGCGCACCCAGCTGCGCAACCTCATGATCACGTTCCCGCACATCCGCTGGCTGCTGGTCGGCGACGACGGTCAGCACGACCCGATGATCTACGACGAGGTCGCTCGCGAGCATCCCCGCCATGTGGCCGCCATCGCCATCCGCGAGCTGAGCCCCGCCGAGCAGGTGCTCTCCCACGGCACGACAGAGGCGATCGAGGAGCCCAACCCGCTGCGCAACGCCAACGCCGAGCACGGCGTCCCGACGGTGAAGGGCAAGGACGGGTTCGCGCTGGCCGAGTCGTTGCCGGACGTGCTGGTGGCCCGGCGCCAGGAACGGCTCGCGGAGGAGGCCGCGCGCAGCGACGGTAGCTGA
- a CDS encoding SDR family NAD(P)-dependent oxidoreductase, with protein MTGSWDGRVALVTGAGAGIGRGVVELLVGRGAVVVGVDRDGGALQDVAGAVAGAPGRLEPAVASVTDPARLAAVAEEIRAGHGGVDAVVCAAGIQRYGSVDTTDPTTYAEVMDVNVGGAFNTCRVGVPLLRARGGGAVVLVSSAQAYASQRAVAAYTASKAALLGLVRAMAVDHAREGIRVNAVCPGSVDTPMLRWAAERFSGGRPAEDVVAEWGRAHPLGRVARPREIAEAVEFLLSERASFITGADLKVDGGLTAGLAAALPKD; from the coding sequence GTGACAGGCAGCTGGGACGGCCGCGTCGCCCTCGTCACCGGCGCGGGCGCCGGCATCGGTCGCGGCGTCGTCGAGCTGCTCGTCGGGCGAGGTGCCGTCGTCGTCGGGGTCGACCGCGACGGCGGGGCCCTCCAGGACGTGGCCGGTGCTGTGGCGGGCGCGCCCGGACGGCTCGAGCCGGCCGTGGCCTCGGTGACCGACCCCGCCCGCCTGGCCGCCGTGGCGGAGGAGATCCGCGCCGGCCACGGCGGCGTCGATGCCGTGGTGTGCGCCGCCGGCATCCAGCGGTACGGGTCCGTCGACACCACCGACCCGACCACCTACGCCGAGGTCATGGACGTCAACGTCGGGGGCGCGTTCAACACCTGCCGGGTGGGGGTCCCGCTCCTGCGGGCCCGGGGCGGCGGCGCCGTCGTGCTGGTCTCGTCCGCCCAGGCGTACGCCAGCCAGCGTGCGGTCGCCGCGTACACCGCCAGCAAGGCGGCGCTGCTCGGCCTCGTGCGCGCGATGGCGGTGGACCACGCGCGGGAGGGCATCCGCGTCAACGCGGTGTGCCCCGGCTCGGTCGACACCCCGATGCTGCGATGGGCGGCCGAGAGGTTCAGCGGCGGCCGGCCCGCGGAGGACGTCGTCGCCGAGTGGGGGCGGGCCCATCCGCTCGGCCGGGTGGCCAGGCCCCGCGAGATCGCCGAGGCCGTGGAGTTCCTGCTGTCGGAGCGAGCCTCGTTCATCACCGGAGCCGACCTCAAGGTCGACGGCGGCCTCACCGCCGGGCTCGCCGCCGCCCTGCCGAAGGACTGA
- a CDS encoding enolase C-terminal domain-like protein, with translation MPIPGSPLRIADVRATTVTVPLQAPLRHSNGSHWGRFVRTIVEVETADGIVGLGEMGGGGESAEAAIAGLKPYLLGHDPARLEALRFMIANPTASLYNNRTQLLAAIEFACLDILGRHTGLPVHALLGGAVRDRVEFASYLFFRYPAADGTGEVRTPEQLVEHARELKSAHGFRVHKLKGGVFDPDYELACYRALAEALPGDRFRYDPNGVLSVEGAIRFARAIEDLDNDYIEDPCYGLNGMRRLRENTTIPTATNTVVVNFEQLAANVLQPAVDVVLLDTTFWGGIRPCVKAAGVAETFQLGIAVHSSGELGIQLATMLHLGAVVPNLAFAADAHYHHLLDDVVVGGKLPYAGGSIAVPEAPGLGVELDRDKVAEYAELFRELGPYPYDRDPGRPGWYPLLPNTDYADHEAEGRPAALDQPS, from the coding sequence ATGCCGATACCTGGAAGCCCCCTCCGGATCGCCGACGTGCGGGCGACCACCGTCACCGTGCCCCTCCAGGCGCCGCTGCGACACAGCAACGGCAGCCACTGGGGCCGGTTCGTGCGCACGATCGTCGAGGTCGAGACGGCCGACGGGATCGTCGGGCTCGGCGAGATGGGCGGCGGCGGCGAGAGCGCGGAGGCTGCGATCGCCGGCCTGAAGCCGTACCTCCTCGGGCACGACCCGGCCCGCCTGGAGGCGCTGCGGTTCATGATCGCCAACCCGACGGCGAGCCTGTACAACAACCGCACCCAGCTGCTCGCGGCGATCGAGTTCGCGTGCCTCGACATCCTCGGCCGCCACACCGGGCTGCCGGTCCACGCCCTCCTCGGTGGCGCCGTGCGCGACCGGGTCGAGTTCGCCAGCTACCTCTTCTTCCGCTACCCCGCCGCCGACGGCACGGGGGAGGTACGCACCCCCGAGCAGCTGGTCGAACATGCCCGCGAGCTGAAGAGCGCGCACGGCTTCCGCGTCCACAAGCTCAAGGGCGGGGTCTTCGACCCCGACTACGAGCTCGCGTGCTACCGCGCCCTTGCCGAGGCGCTGCCCGGCGACCGGTTCCGGTACGACCCCAACGGGGTGCTCAGCGTCGAGGGCGCCATCCGGTTCGCGCGGGCGATCGAGGACCTCGACAACGACTACATCGAGGACCCGTGCTACGGGCTCAACGGGATGCGCCGGCTTCGGGAGAACACGACGATCCCGACGGCGACCAACACCGTCGTCGTCAACTTTGAGCAGCTGGCCGCGAACGTCCTCCAGCCGGCCGTCGACGTCGTCCTCCTCGACACGACCTTCTGGGGCGGCATCCGTCCCTGCGTGAAGGCCGCCGGGGTGGCCGAGACGTTCCAGCTCGGCATCGCCGTGCACTCCTCGGGCGAGCTGGGCATCCAGCTGGCGACCATGCTCCACCTGGGGGCGGTGGTCCCGAACCTCGCCTTCGCCGCCGACGCCCACTACCACCACCTGCTGGACGACGTCGTCGTCGGCGGGAAGCTGCCCTACGCCGGCGGGTCGATCGCCGTCCCGGAGGCGCCCGGTCTCGGCGTCGAGCTGGACCGGGACAAGGTCGCCGAGTACGCGGAGCTTTTCCGCGAGCTCGGTCCCTACCCGTACGACCGGGACCCGGGCCGGCCCGGCTGGTACCCGCTCCTGCCGAACACCGACTACGCGGACCACGAGGCCGAGGGCCGGCCCGCGGCGCTGGACCAGCCCTCCTGA